A region from the Brachyspira hampsonii genome encodes:
- a CDS encoding Spy/CpxP family protein refolding chaperone, which yields MKNKISKKVVILISIAIMVLGSMSLFAQYGRGYGAGYGRGYGRGYGAGYGDGRGCVYGQGGYGRGGCGYGRGYGAGYGRGYGRGYGYYGAALTQEQIDQVRSIQDKYFPQMDSLRMEIYTQTQNINTEMRKETPDQNAINAAIDARSKASADLQKLRTQCFLEIDKVYQNK from the coding sequence ATGAAAAACAAAATAAGTAAAAAAGTAGTAATATTAATCTCAATAGCAATTATGGTTTTAGGTTCAATGTCATTATTCGCTCAATACGGCAGAGGTTATGGTGCAGGTTACGGAAGAGGATATGGCAGAGGTTATGGTGCAGGTTATGGTGATGGAAGAGGATGTGTATATGGTCAAGGCGGTTATGGAAGAGGCGGATGCGGATACGGCAGAGGTTATGGTGCAGGTTACGGAAGAGGATATGGAAGAGGCTACGGATATTATGGTGCTGCACTTACTCAAGAGCAAATTGATCAAGTAAGAAGCATACAGGACAAATATTTTCCTCAAATGGACAGTTTAAGAATGGAAATATATACTCAGACTCAAAATATAAATACTGAAATGAGAAAAGAAACTCCAGATCAAAATGCTATCAATGCGGCAATAGATGCAAGAAGTAAAGCTTCAGCAGATTTACAAAAATTAAGAACTCAATGCTTTTTAGAAATAGACAAAGTATACCAAAATAAATAA